One window of Pyxicephalus adspersus chromosome 4, UCB_Pads_2.0, whole genome shotgun sequence genomic DNA carries:
- the LOC140330037 gene encoding uncharacterized protein, which produces MLCLKYYLFSSSGVNTSSNSFSKSYSSHCSDLSETNSPLPTLSNKRRTLQQSCDSGISSPLPCDAFKYLTWHKLKEHDVQGTQIRSPRVREGPPEDELVIKGEGHLSLEGAQTNDKEIWRRRLQENWENCVNINLSYQGLGDPYQQNNLHSILRRLIRVERLWLVDNSLKDLSAIRLPRCKELNLNKNHFTSFKQLPKLPAIQHLSLAENNIESLGGLTDLKYSSLESLVLKSNPCEFLEDYRQRVFSILPNLKTLDGIPKLAEDWSTTEESHFFLSKCTIL; this is translated from the exons ATGCtctgtttaaaatattatctCTTTAGCTCCTCAGGTGTGAACACAAGCAGCAACAGCTTTTCTAAATCCTACTCATCACACTGCTCTGATCTCAGTGAAACTAACTCACCTTTACCAACTCTGTCAAATAAAAGAAGAACTCTGCAGCAAAGCTGTGATTCTGGCATCTCATCTCCA CTGCCATGTGATGCCTTCAAATATCTAACTTGGCACAAGCTGAAAGAACATGATGTGCAGGGGACTCAAATTCGTTCTCCTAGAGTAAGGGAAG GGCCGCCCGAAGATGAGCTTGTAATAAAAGGAGAGGGACATCTATCACTAGAAGGTGCACAGACCAACGATAAAGAGATTTGGAGACGGAGACTGCAGGAAAATTGGGAGAATTGTGTG aaCATAAATCTGTCTTATCAGGGTCTGGGGGACCCTTACCAACAAAACAACTTACACAGTATTCTTCGGCGACTGATAAGAGTGGAGAGACTATGGCTGGTTGATAACTCATTGAAAGATTTGAGTGCCATTCGATTGCCAAG GTGTAAAgaattaaatttaaacaaaaatcacTTTACGTCCTTTAAACAACTGCCAAAGCTTCCTGCAATTCAGCACTTATCACTTGCAGAGAATAATATTGAATCATTGGGTGGACTTACAGACTTAAAGTATTCCTCACTAGAATCACTGGTTCTAAAGTCAAATCCATGTGAGTTTCTGGAAGATTACAGACAACG TGTATTCTCTATTTTGCCAAACTTGAAAACATTAGATGGAATTCCTAAGCTTGCAGAGGATTGGTCCACAACAGAAGAAAGCCATTTCTTTTTAAGCAAGTGCACAATTTTGTAA